In the genome of Leptospira broomii serovar Hurstbridge str. 5399, the window ACCGGGAGAGAGCATTGTATTAGGCGTGCCGGTAAAATGTCAGTCCTTGGATAAGAATTTGGAAGCCGAATTTTCCGAGCAGGAAATCTCGGTAAAGTTGCAATCCAAGACCCCTCTCAGAAGTATTCAAATTATCAAGGGCCTTTCCGCGACGGTGGCATGTACACATAAGTACGATCCGAAAACTAAAAAGCTATTACCGGATAATAAACCCGTTCTCGCTAAAGTTCGCTTAACGAAAGCGCCTGCCCTGAAATCGGTCGATATACAAAGTTTCTTTCCGGATCGGATTTCCATCTTATATAGAATTCGCCCCGATCTGGATAGCGAAACCGGAGACGAAGGTACGGAGGGGGAGACGGAACCGAATTCCGAAGAACCGCTACCAACACCCGAGGAAGAATGAAAATTTCCATCGGGAATGATATCGTAGAAAACGATCGGATTCGAGACCTCCTGGAAAAACACGGCGAGCGGTTTTTAAAGCGGGTCTTTTCGGAAACCGAGATTCAATACTGCACGGGCAGAAAAGACCCTGTTCCCCATTTAAGCGGTAGATTTTGTGTCAAAGAAGCCTTTATCAAAGCGATCGAAGCCGGTGAGAAGGTGGCTTTGGATATGAGGGAAATCGAGCTTTTCGGGAAAGAATTCGGAAAAAAAGAATTGGTACTTCACGGAAAATCGAAAGAATTGTTCATCGAGAAAGGTTATAGCGGCGTCTCTGTTTCGATCAGTCACGCGGAAAATTATTCCACCGCCGTAGTAGTTCTTTATAAGGAGTGAACTCATGGTCTCCGAATCGTTTAAGGAAACTCTCAAATTATATAACGACGGCCTCCAGCTTTATAAGAACCGGAAGTTTACGGAAGCGTTGGGATTGTTTAAAAAGGCCTTGGAAATTACTCCCGGAGACGGACCTTCCAAAAAATATATAGGCCGTTGCGAAGCATTTATCGCAGAACCGCCCCCCCAGGATTGGGACGGCGTATTTGAAATGAAGACGAAATAACAAAGGTATCAATGTCCAAAAAAGCTTCTACCGTAACCAAACCCACACGAACCGTCACCGAACACGGAACCATCTCGACGGTTTTAGGACGAGAAACGTCTTTTTCGGGTATCTTGAACTTCCGTAGGCCCTTGGAAATTTCGGGAGAATTCCATGGAGAAATAGAATCGGAAGGATTTCTTTTGGTAAGCGAAGGCGCCAAAGTTAAGGCAAATATTAAGGCTGGGACGGTCGTGGTTGGAGGCGAAATCACCGGAAATGTGATCGCGACGCAACGATTGGAAATGCTACCCACCGGAAAAGTAAACGGGAATATCAAAACGGCAAAACTACAGATTGCGGACGGCGTCGTGTTCGAAGGCAACTGTGAAATGATACTTCCCAATAAAGATTGACCCATAGGTCAATTCTGCGAAATTGGTATCTGCTAGCCCGAAACGACCTATGGACGGCGCAAAAGCGGGAAAAATCGCCATTGCAATCGTCCTCGGTTACTTAGCGGGAGCCGTAGTCGGCGTTCTTTTGGATCGTCTTTTAGGCGTTCATTTCCTCTCTGTCTACCTCCTTCAGGAAGCGGTTCGGCTAGAACTTTACGTAATCAAAGTCGAAGTTCAAGTTACCCCTGCAAGTCTCTTGGGACTTGTGGCGACATTGTTCTTCGTACTAAAAAAGGGGTAAACGACTCATGTCAGTAATTTCCATGAAAAACCTTCTGGAAACCGGAGTTCACTTCGGCCACCAGACTCGCAAATGGAATCCAAAAATGGCTCCCTATGTCTTCACAGCAAGAAACGGGATTCATATCATCGATCTTCAAAAGACCGTACAGAAAGCTAAAGAAGCTTACGACGCTCTCAAACGTCTGACGAGCGAGGGAAAGAAAGTCCTTTTTGTCGGAACTAAGAAGCAAGCTCGCGGAGCAATCGAAAGAGAAGCGATCCGCTCCAATATGTATTTCATTAATAATCGTTGGCCGGGCGGTCTCTTAACGAATTGGAATACGGTTAAAAAATCCATCGCAAGATTAAAAAAATTGGAAGCGATGGAAACCGAAAATACTTTCGAAAAGGAAGTAAAAACCAAAAAGGAAATCCTCTCTCTTCGTCGTGAATCCGAAAAACTTCGGAAAACATTGGGCGGCATAAAAGATATGGTTTCGATTCCGGACATACTGTTTGTGATCGATCCTAAGAAAGAGGAAATTGCAGTTAAAGAAGCTCGTAAACTCGGACTTAAAATCTTTGCGGTCGTCGATACAAATTGCGACCCTGAATTGATCGATTATCCGATTCCGGGAAATGACGATGCGATTCGTGCCATCTCTCTCTTCCTTGAGACGATGTCCAACGCAGTCATCGAAGGAACCGGCGGTGTCGTAGAACAACCTCGCTTTAGCGAAGATCTGGATTCCGAAGCTCTTGCTCTGGAATACCAAGGCGAGTATGATGAAAGCGGTAAGTTCATTATGGACGAAGACGCTGATCGTCTGAAAAAAGCCGAAGATGCGGCAGCAGCCGCAGCAGCAGCTACCGCCGGTACTACGGAAACGACCGAGCCTACAATTGCGGCAACGATCGAAATCGACAAGAACGAGTAGGAGGGGAAGGCGTTGTCAGCATCTACCACAGACCTGATTAAGGAACTTCGTGACCGGACCGGCGCGGGGCTCATGGATTGCAAGAAAGCTCTTGTAGAAAACAATAATAACGTCGATAAATCCGCGGATTGGCTCCGTGAAAAGGGAATTGCGAAGGCTGCAAAAAAGGCCGGCCGCGTAACAAAAGAAGGTCGGACCGTTTCCTATATTCACGGAGACGGTAAAATCGGCGTTCTTCTGGAACTCAATTCCGAGACGGATTTCGTTTCCCGTAACGAAGGCTTCGAGGCTTTGGGAAAGGAACTTTGTCTTCAGATTGCGGCAATGGCTCCCATATACGTCAGCGAAGATCAAGTTCCCGCAGAGGATATCGAGCGTGAAAAAAAAGTGATCGAAGCGCAGCTAAAGGAAGAGGGCAAAAAGCCGGAACAAATCGAAAAGATCGTTCCTGGAAAAATTAAGAAATATTTTTCCGAAGTTTGCCTACTCAACCAAGCATTTATCAAAGACAATGCTAAGACGGTCGACGATCTGGTTAAGGAGTCCATCGCGAAGTTTGGCGAAAATATCACCGTAGCTCGCTTTACCCGTTACCAGGTAGGCGGCCTGTAAACTTTGGCACAGGAAACCGCAAAGTACAAGCGTATCTTAATCAAACTCTCCGGCGAAGCCCTTGCCGGAGAGGGCGAGTTCGGAATCGATAGTAAAAAGACTCATTCCTTGGCGGAAGAATTGAAGGAAGTTCATGCTCTCGGGGTGGAGATTTCCATCGTAGTCGGAGGCGGGAACCTAATTCGAGGAGCCAATTTGGTAAAAGTCGGGATCGACCGAGCCACTGCCGATTACATGGGAATGCTAGCGACCATTCAAAACGCGTTAGCTTTGCAGGATGCTTGCGAAAAAAAAGGACTCTATACTAGGGTTCAATCCGCTATAGATATTCATTCCGTTGCCGAGAGCTATATTCGGAGGCGTGCCGTTCGCCACCTAGAAAAAAAACGAATCGTTATTTTTGCCGGTGGAATCGGTAACCCCTATTTCACCACGGATACCGCGGCTAGCTTAAGAGCGGTCGAAGTCGGTTGTGAATTGATCCTCAAGGCGACCAAAGTGGACGGAGTTTACGAAGCCGATCCTAAGAAGGATCCGACCGCAAAACGCTACAGCCAGGTTTCGTTTATGGAATCGATCAAAAGACGGTTACAGGTCATGGATTCTACCGCGCTTAGCTTGTGTATGGAAAACAATATGCCCATTATCGTATTTGACATTTTTAAGCGGGGCAATTTAAAAGATCTGGTCGTCGGGAAGGAAATCGGTACTTTGATTTCTAACTCGGAGGATATACAGATCGATGGCGAATGACGAACTTCTAAACACAATGAAGTCCAAAATGGACAAGACGGTGGAACTCCTTCGTAAGGATTTTGCCGGGATTCGGACGGGAAGAGCCAACCCCGCTCTTATCGAAGATATTAAAGTAGAATACTACGGCGCCCTGACTCCGATCAATCAACTCGGTAATATCTCCGTTCCCGAGCCCAGATTGCTCGTGATTTCTCCGTACGATAAGGGAATCATTAAGGATATAGAAAAGGGCATTCAAGCTTCTGGTCTCGGACTCCAACCTACGAACGACGGCTCCGTTATTCGTATAGTTATTCCCGAACTAACCGGGGAAAGACGAAAAGAACTGGCAAAAGTCGTCAAATCGAAATCCGAAGAGAAGAAGGTTGCGGTTCGCAATATTCGTAGGGACACTCTAGAAGATTTGAAAAGACATTCCGAGGGAATATCTCAGGATGAATTAAAGTCTGTTCAAGATCAGGTGCAAAAGATTACCGATTCTTACATCGATAAAATCTCCGCAGTCACGGCCGACAAGGAGAAGGAAATCACCACAATCTAAGTGATTTCTTCTAGTTCTAAACTTCCCCGCCATGTGGCGGTCATAATGGATGGAAATGGCAGATGGGCCGCGGCCAAAGGTTTGCCTCGATCTCAAGGTCATCGTGCCGGAGCGGATGCGATCGACCGGTTGATGGACGCTAGTCTTGCGATCGGTTTGGAAAACGTTTCTCTATATGCGTTTTCTACCGAAAACTGGAAACGTCCGATTACCGAAATTAAATCGATTTTCGATCTGCTTGTGGAATTCATCGAATCTCGCTTGGATACCATTGCCGAAAGGGGAATTCGAATTATGCATTCGGGTTCCCGTAAACGTTTATCCGCTAAGGTCTTAACGAAGATCGATCATGCCATAGAAGTAACGAGAAAAAATCGTAATTTAACCGTAAACTTTTGCCTGAATTACGGCTCGCAAGAGGAGCTGCTCACTGCAGTCGGGAATTTGATCGAGGAGAGGCGTAAGAATAAAGTCTCATCCGGAAAGGCGGTCACCACTAAAGAACTTGAAAAATATTTGTATACGTACCCTCTTCCTCCCGTAGATTTACTGATCAGAACTGCCGGAGAACAGAGGCTATCCAATTTTCTCCTATGGCAATCCGCATACGCGGAGCTTTTTTTCAGTGAAACGCTCTGGCCCGAGTTCGACAGAAAAAATCTTGAACTCGCATTGGAATGGTTCGCAGGAAGAACTCGAAAATTTGGAGGTTTAGAAAATGGGTGAAACGCCGAAACGGATCCTATCCGCCGCAGTACTTGTAGTCCTTTATCTTTTCATGATTTTCTATCGTGATTTTTATTATCTTCAAACGTTAATTCTTCTTGGAGTCGGCGGAGTGATAGGGCTGACCGAGTTCTATAGGCTTTCCGATCGCCAGCAGGACGGACGACCTTTTAAGGGAACCGGAATTTTTTTCTTCCTTGTGATTTTGTTGCTGTACTACTTTAGATTCGTCGCGGCCCAAAATAAGTTCGAGGCTCCGATGGTCTTTCAAAGGAACTTTAAATTCTTCGTGCCCCCGTTCGATGCAGTTATACTTGCATTTATCTTATTGTTCATCACGAGTTTCGTGCTGCAAATTTTGAGGAGACCTTTGGACGGAGCCATTTTTTCCGTTAGCTCCACCGTCTTAGGAGTTTTCTATGCGGCGGTTCCGTTGGGACATTTGCTCTTACTTCTAGGAATGAATGACGGAATTTATTATATCTTTCTTGTTTCGGTTGCCACGTTCTTAACGGACGTAGGCGGATATTTTGGCGGTCGATGGTTCGGGCGAAATCCGGCGGGATTAGCGATTTCTCCTAAAAAAACCTGGGAGGGTTACGTCTCGGGAATCATTATCGCGGCGCTCTCCGTATTTTTACTGAATTTCATTTGGGAAAAAAATACGGGCGTAGCTACTCCTGTGGGGGGAGCCGAAGTATTGCTGATTTCCTTGATTCTTTCCATTGTAGGCGTAATCGGAGACCTTTTGGAATCTGCAATGAAGAGGGATGCCAAAGTAAAGGACTCCGGCAATCTAATCCCGGGACACGGCGGAATTTTGGATCGAGCTGATGCTCTTCTTCTAACGGTTCCTATGCTCTATTTTTATCTTCAGATCAAAGGGGCCTTGGGCTTTCCAGTCTAATCCCTATATGACCAGGAACGTCTGCATCCTCGGAGCGTCCGGTTCCGTAGGCGAATCCACGCTCAAGGTACTGAGAACTTTTCCGGAAGAATTCAGGCTCCGATCCTT includes:
- the acpS gene encoding holo-ACP synthase, which encodes MKISIGNDIVENDRIRDLLEKHGERFLKRVFSETEIQYCTGRKDPVPHLSGRFCVKEAFIKAIEAGEKVALDMREIELFGKEFGKKELVLHGKSKELFIEKGYSGVSVSISHAENYSTAVVVLYKE
- a CDS encoding isoprenyl transferase encodes the protein MISSSSKLPRHVAVIMDGNGRWAAAKGLPRSQGHRAGADAIDRLMDASLAIGLENVSLYAFSTENWKRPITEIKSIFDLLVEFIESRLDTIAERGIRIMHSGSRKRLSAKVLTKIDHAIEVTRKNRNLTVNFCLNYGSQEELLTAVGNLIEERRKNKVSSGKAVTTKELEKYLYTYPLPPVDLLIRTAGEQRLSNFLLWQSAYAELFFSETLWPEFDRKNLELALEWFAGRTRKFGGLENG
- a CDS encoding phosphatidate cytidylyltransferase; this translates as MGETPKRILSAAVLVVLYLFMIFYRDFYYLQTLILLGVGGVIGLTEFYRLSDRQQDGRPFKGTGIFFFLVILLLYYFRFVAAQNKFEAPMVFQRNFKFFVPPFDAVILAFILLFITSFVLQILRRPLDGAIFSVSSTVLGVFYAAVPLGHLLLLLGMNDGIYYIFLVSVATFLTDVGGYFGGRWFGRNPAGLAISPKKTWEGYVSGIIIAALSVFLLNFIWEKNTGVATPVGGAEVLLISLILSIVGVIGDLLESAMKRDAKVKDSGNLIPGHGGILDRADALLLTVPMLYFYLQIKGALGFPV
- a CDS encoding bactofilin family protein; amino-acid sequence: MSKKASTVTKPTRTVTEHGTISTVLGRETSFSGILNFRRPLEISGEFHGEIESEGFLLVSEGAKVKANIKAGTVVVGGEITGNVIATQRLEMLPTGKVNGNIKTAKLQIADGVVFEGNCEMILPNKD
- the rpsB gene encoding 30S ribosomal protein S2 gives rise to the protein MSVISMKNLLETGVHFGHQTRKWNPKMAPYVFTARNGIHIIDLQKTVQKAKEAYDALKRLTSEGKKVLFVGTKKQARGAIEREAIRSNMYFINNRWPGGLLTNWNTVKKSIARLKKLEAMETENTFEKEVKTKKEILSLRRESEKLRKTLGGIKDMVSIPDILFVIDPKKEEIAVKEARKLGLKIFAVVDTNCDPELIDYPIPGNDDAIRAISLFLETMSNAVIEGTGGVVEQPRFSEDLDSEALALEYQGEYDESGKFIMDEDADRLKKAEDAAAAAAAATAGTTETTEPTIAATIEIDKNE
- the frr gene encoding ribosome recycling factor; this translates as MANDELLNTMKSKMDKTVELLRKDFAGIRTGRANPALIEDIKVEYYGALTPINQLGNISVPEPRLLVISPYDKGIIKDIEKGIQASGLGLQPTNDGSVIRIVIPELTGERRKELAKVVKSKSEEKKVAVRNIRRDTLEDLKRHSEGISQDELKSVQDQVQKITDSYIDKISAVTADKEKEITTI
- the pyrH gene encoding UMP kinase, with protein sequence MAQETAKYKRILIKLSGEALAGEGEFGIDSKKTHSLAEELKEVHALGVEISIVVGGGNLIRGANLVKVGIDRATADYMGMLATIQNALALQDACEKKGLYTRVQSAIDIHSVAESYIRRRAVRHLEKKRIVIFAGGIGNPYFTTDTAASLRAVEVGCELILKATKVDGVYEADPKKDPTAKRYSQVSFMESIKRRLQVMDSTALSLCMENNMPIIVFDIFKRGNLKDLVVGKEIGTLISNSEDIQIDGE
- a CDS encoding tetratricopeptide repeat protein, with product MVSESFKETLKLYNDGLQLYKNRKFTEALGLFKKALEITPGDGPSKKYIGRCEAFIAEPPPQDWDGVFEMKTK
- the tsf gene encoding translation elongation factor Ts: MSASTTDLIKELRDRTGAGLMDCKKALVENNNNVDKSADWLREKGIAKAAKKAGRVTKEGRTVSYIHGDGKIGVLLELNSETDFVSRNEGFEALGKELCLQIAAMAPIYVSEDQVPAEDIEREKKVIEAQLKEEGKKPEQIEKIVPGKIKKYFSEVCLLNQAFIKDNAKTVDDLVKESIAKFGENITVARFTRYQVGGL